From the Pseudomonas monsensis genome, the window GTCGGGGTTCACGTCGATGCCGAAGCCGTGGCGAATCAGCAATTCGTTGGCAACCAGATTGCCGTGGCTGACCTGCACGCCTTTGGGCAGCGCGGTGGAACCGGAGGTGTACTGCAGGAAAGCGATGTGCTCTGGCGGCAGCGTCGGTTCAACCCAACGCTCGGCCAGTGCGCTGTCGAGGGTGTCGACGCACAACAGCGGCGGCGCGCCGTCGATCTGCTGCAAGGCATCGCGCAGGTCGGCGCTGGTCAGCAGCAAACGCGGCTCGGCGTCGGCAATGATCGACAGCAGACGCTCTTGATGGTGGCGACGCGTCGACTCCGGCGGATAGGCCGGGACCGCAATCACTCCGGCGTACAGGCAACCAAAGAACGCCGCAACGTAGTCCGGGCCGCTGGGGAACAGCAGCACCGCGCGATCGCCGAATTCGGCTTCAGCCTGGAGCGCGGCCGCGATGCTGCGGGCGCGCTGATCGAGTTCGCGATAGCTGAGTACCACAGCCTGCTCTGGGTTTTCAGCGAGAAAACGCAAGGCCAGTTGATCCGGCGTCAGGGCCGCGCGGCGCTGGAGGGCTTGGACCAGGGTGCTGGGGAGTTCGAACGCGTCGGTCATGAGGTTTCCTGCCTGAAGTCGGCTTGCTAGTGGAATCGGGTTGCTGCGTCACGCCCCTTCAAGGGCATGCAGGGCGCGGTCTGTGCCGACCACGCAAGGCTTGGGAATGCTGGCTGGCCGGGGCTATGCAGCCGGAGCCATTCACCAATGAGAACGGATGACGTCTGGAAATAATTAGTCAGCGGGCGGGAGCGCCAACAGGGCTGGGGTGTGGCGGCGTGTCGCAGTTCTCAGAACGCACCTTTGTGGCGCATTACTTCTCCTTCTCAATTGACAATCATTATCATTCAACATAATTTGTCGCTCGATGTGTAGGACGGCCCCTCCCCCAGCCGTCCCACTAACCTATTGGCAGCAAGGTGATTTCCATGACGGAACAAGTATCCACAAGCAGGTGCGATTCACCGCTACTTCAGGCCTTTGTCGACAATCGACTGATTCTGGTCAAAATCGCCGCCCGCATTACCGGGTGCCGGTCGCGTGCCGAAGACGTGGTGCAGGATGCGTTTTTCCGACTGCAATCGGCGCCACCGATCACGTCCTCGATCAAGGCTCAACTGAGTTATCTGTTCCAGATCGTGCGCAACCTCGCCATTGATCACTACCGCAAACAAGCGCTGGAGCAGAAGTATTCGGGCCCCGAAGAGGAAGGGTTGAATGTGGTCATTCAGGGCGCTTCGCCAGAAACCTCACACATCAACTTCTCGACCCTGGAACACATTGCCGACGCGCTGACCGAGCTGCCCAGCCGCACCCGTTATGCGTTCGAGATGTACCGCCTGCACGGCGTGCCGCAAAAGGACATCGCCAAGGAACTCGGCGTCTCGCCGACCCTGGTCAACTTCATGATTCGTGATGCCCTGGTGCACTGCCGCAAGGTGTCGGGCAGTCGTGGGGATGCGGCATCGTTGGGTCGTCGCTAAGCCCGGCTCGCGGCCAAGAAAGATCGCAGCCTTCGACAGCTCCTGCAGAGGAATACGTTTCATGCAGGAACTGCCGAAGGCTGCGATCTTTTGCTTTTACGCCAACGTGCACCGATCAAAAAACCGCTCGCGCCCCAGCAGCATCAGCGCCGCGCGTTTGTGCGGAAAGTCGAATTCCTTCTCGCAGTGGAAGCACTGGTTCTGCATATGCCCGATCATCTTCGCGTTGTCGGCACGCGGCTCGGCCACCACGCGTTGCGTGCGCGGATCATCGAGAAACAGGTAATGCACCAGCGCCGATAGCCAACTCGCCACCTTGTGCGGCCCGCGATGCTCCTCCTCCCCCACCAGCATATGAATGCCGCGGTCGTAATTATCGGCGTCGTAGAACGGCGCGATGCGATCCTCTTTCGCCCAATACGCCTCGAAATAGGCAAACGGCTGATCGTCGAAACAACCGATCAGCGTCAGGGTGTGTGGATCGGTTTCGAGTTTGCTCAGGTACTCGCGGTGCTGCTCGATGCTGCCCTCTTCCTGCCAGAAACGGGCGACCCGCGGGCTGTTCTGCCAGCGATGGAAGCGTGGCAAATCCTCTTCGATTTCCAGCGAACGCAGGGAAATCCACGCGCCAAGACGCGCATCGAAACGCCGATAGACTTCACCGCGCGGCTTCACCGGACGCAGCGGATGGCGCCTGCCCTGGCTGATGACCATGTGCTGCGGATAGCTGCCAGCCAGTGAAGTGCCCAGCCACGGTTGCGGCAGTTGCCAGAACAGCGTGCGCTGGCAGCGGTACTCGCCAGCGACCTCGGTGCTCACCAGCAAACCGCTGCGCAAGGCGTCGGTCGGCGGTTGATCCAGTTGCCAGGTCAATTGCTGACATGCGGGATCGCGGGCGAACAACCAGTAACAGGCTGCCCACAGCGCTTGCCCCACAGGCAGCGCATAACGCTCATCGAGCTGGATCGGTCCCTTGCCATCACGTTCGAGGCGCAGACGAATCAGCGGCTGTCCGTCCAGGCTCAGGCTCAAACGGCTTTCAGTGGCATCGGCTGCGAGGTGACGGCCCGAAGGCAACGCCAGGGCAGTCAGGTCATTCAGATTGGGCATGGGTCGGGCTCACGATATTCGTCGACAGTTAAATGCTGGAACGTGATCGCGCCCGGAAAATTTAGAGATCCCCACCAACAATCCAGCGATGCTGTTTGCTGGCGGGGCTCCATGAGGCTGACAAACTCACCGCTCTCGCACTAAACAGACTTGACCCAGATCTTGCTGATGGCGTAATCGTTTCCGCTGCCACTCGCCGTATGACTGATGATTGCCAACGTGCACTGCGAAGAATCCGCGGTAAACGTGCCCTCCAGTGATTCCCAGGTCATGGCTGGAAAACCCTTGGCTTCAGTGACGTGCTGGGTGCCTGCTGCAAGCGACAGACTCGGCACACTGGAGCTGGTGTTGGTTCGACGAACCTCTAGACCGAATTCATAACGCGTGCCGGCTTCAAGGTTCACGAAGTTTTTTTCCAGAATGATGCCAGCCGATGCGTTGGTGTACGTGTGGTTGTCGAGAACGTAGATGTCGCCGTACTTGGTCACAAGCAGATCTCTGGGATCCAGTGCAGCCGGGCCTTTTTTCCAGCCGTTCCAGGGCGCTTCTTCAGCCTCGGAGAAGGTCGTCAGATCCTCGAAGGGAACCCGCACTTTGAGGCTGAGCGGTGGAAACAGCAGTGGGCAATCACAACCCGCATCATTCAGGGCCGCCTGAAAGACCAACACCAGTTGACTGTTGTGTTTCAGATCCTGCAAGTCATCCCACGCAATCGTCCTGCGCCAGCCTTCCTCGAACTCCTGCTGCGTCAATGGCTCTGCATCGGCGACGCGCAACATGATTGGCGAACCATCGCTCGTCTGACCACAGGCATGCAATGTCGTCGGTTGTCTGAGCGCCATAAAAGGCCACCTCGACACTTCGACTGTAATGCCGGTCGAGCCATCGGGTTTGTTCAAGGTGAGGACATTCTCGCTGGCTTGCTCTACGAATGGAGCAGGCACACAGCGCAATGAAATCGGGGACGGATTGGACATGGCAAATTCCTTTTTCTCAAGCCGCTCGCAACGAGCGGGTGTGAAAAGGAATCAAAACCTGAAGCCAATACGGCGTCTACTGTCAGATCTGACAGGGTCGCCCGAGTATCCGACCAACGGCAGGGCATGACACGCCGTTACTTCGGCACCGGCACTACCGCGATCTTGTACGGCTCGAAAATTTTCAGCATTTCGCCATTGTCGCGCAGGCCTTTGAGCAACTTGCCGAACGCTTCACCGGTGATCGGTGCGGTCGGGCGAAGAATGGCGTAGTGGTGGTAGACCTGATCGATACGCTGCGAGACCAGCAACGCCTCGCGCACCTTTTCATTGCGCAGCAGGTAATCGAACAGATAGGAACGGGTCACCAGTGCGATATCGGCGCGGCCGCGCAGAACCATCAACAGGTTGCTGTCGTGGGAATAGGTCAGTGTGGCGTTGTAGTTCTGGGCGAGATACTTCGGGTCGGCATTGAAGTTGGCGAATTCATAGTGATAACCGCTGAACAGCGCCAGACGCTTGCCCGACAGATCGGCGAAATAGTTTTGCTGGCGACCGTCCTCCCGTTGCGCGACGAAAATCTCCGCGTCCTCAAGGCCCATGTCGACGTCCGAGTGGGGAATGTCCTTCCAGCCCCACTCCGGGTTCTCGAAGATCGCCATGTCAATCCGGCCTTGTTTGAAATCACCGAACCGTCGGGGAATCGAGGTCGGCACGAGGACAAACTGATAGTCGCTCTGCAACCGATTCAACGCCTCGACCAGTTGCGGCAACAGGCCGGTGTCGGCCCCGTTTTCCGGGCGAATGGTGTAAGGCGGAAAATGCGCTGCACCCACCCGAACCAATTGCGCTGCCTGCGCGGGCAAAACCCATAATGCAGCCAGCGCTGCGAGCATCAGCCCAGCGGCCGTCCGAACTGGCGAAGACTTCAAAACACCCCACTCCCCGAAAAAATACCGATCAATGCATTCAAGCTAGGCGGTTTCGCCCAGTTAGCCAGTTTCCCGGCCCGATAGAAAGTGGCTCAACGCTCTTCGAGCACCAGAATCAATGCCTCGTCAG encodes:
- a CDS encoding RNA polymerase factor sigma-70, translated to MTEQVSTSRCDSPLLQAFVDNRLILVKIAARITGCRSRAEDVVQDAFFRLQSAPPITSSIKAQLSYLFQIVRNLAIDHYRKQALEQKYSGPEEEGLNVVIQGASPETSHINFSTLEHIADALTELPSRTRYAFEMYRLHGVPQKDIAKELGVSPTLVNFMIRDALVHCRKVSGSRGDAASLGRR
- a CDS encoding GNAT family N-acetyltransferase, producing MPNLNDLTALALPSGRHLAADATESRLSLSLDGQPLIRLRLERDGKGPIQLDERYALPVGQALWAACYWLFARDPACQQLTWQLDQPPTDALRSGLLVSTEVAGEYRCQRTLFWQLPQPWLGTSLAGSYPQHMVISQGRRHPLRPVKPRGEVYRRFDARLGAWISLRSLEIEEDLPRFHRWQNSPRVARFWQEEGSIEQHREYLSKLETDPHTLTLIGCFDDQPFAYFEAYWAKEDRIAPFYDADNYDRGIHMLVGEEEHRGPHKVASWLSALVHYLFLDDPRTQRVVAEPRADNAKMIGHMQNQCFHCEKEFDFPHKRAALMLLGRERFFDRCTLA
- a CDS encoding sugar-binding protein: MSNPSPISLRCVPAPFVEQASENVLTLNKPDGSTGITVEVSRWPFMALRQPTTLHACGQTSDGSPIMLRVADAEPLTQQEFEEGWRRTIAWDDLQDLKHNSQLVLVFQAALNDAGCDCPLLFPPLSLKVRVPFEDLTTFSEAEEAPWNGWKKGPAALDPRDLLVTKYGDIYVLDNHTYTNASAGIILEKNFVNLEAGTRYEFGLEVRRTNTSSSVPSLSLAAGTQHVTEAKGFPAMTWESLEGTFTADSSQCTLAIISHTASGSGNDYAISKIWVKSV
- a CDS encoding substrate-binding periplasmic protein — its product is MKSSPVRTAAGLMLAALAALWVLPAQAAQLVRVGAAHFPPYTIRPENGADTGLLPQLVEALNRLQSDYQFVLVPTSIPRRFGDFKQGRIDMAIFENPEWGWKDIPHSDVDMGLEDAEIFVAQREDGRQQNYFADLSGKRLALFSGYHYEFANFNADPKYLAQNYNATLTYSHDSNLLMVLRGRADIALVTRSYLFDYLLRNEKVREALLVSQRIDQVYHHYAILRPTAPITGEAFGKLLKGLRDNGEMLKIFEPYKIAVVPVPK